The Falsibacillus pallidus genome has a segment encoding these proteins:
- the asd gene encoding aspartate-semialdehyde dehydrogenase: MSSRGFHVAVVGATGAVGQQMVQTLEKRDFPIQKLTLLSSARSAGTTVKYKGQDIIVQEAKPESFEGVDIALFSAGGSVSKEFAPEAVKRGAIVVDNTSAFRMDPEVPLVVPEVNEQDLHLQKGIIANPNCSTIQMVAALEPIRQNCGLSKVVVSTYQAVSGAGAAAIDELRTQSQELLDGKEANPTILPVKSDEKHYQIAFNAIPQIDKFEENGYTYEEMKMINETKKIMHMPDLKVAATCVRLPVETGHSESVYIEVEKEGVSAADIKDLMAQAPGVVLQDSPEEQVYPMPAYAVGKNEVFVGRIRKDLDEEKGFHMWIVSDNLLKGAAWNSVQIAESLVKLEIVK; encoded by the coding sequence ATGTCATCAAGAGGTTTTCATGTTGCGGTAGTCGGTGCAACCGGCGCCGTCGGACAACAAATGGTACAAACTTTAGAAAAACGCGATTTTCCTATACAGAAACTTACATTATTATCTTCTGCTCGTTCAGCAGGAACTACTGTTAAATATAAAGGGCAAGATATCATTGTCCAAGAAGCAAAACCGGAGAGCTTTGAAGGAGTGGACATCGCTCTATTCAGTGCAGGCGGCAGCGTTTCAAAGGAATTTGCACCAGAAGCGGTTAAAAGAGGTGCGATTGTGGTAGATAATACAAGTGCATTCAGAATGGATCCTGAAGTGCCTCTTGTGGTTCCTGAAGTAAATGAACAGGATCTTCATCTGCAAAAAGGCATCATTGCGAATCCAAACTGTTCTACCATTCAAATGGTAGCGGCTCTTGAACCTATTCGCCAAAATTGTGGTTTGAGCAAAGTGGTTGTATCAACATATCAGGCCGTTTCAGGTGCGGGTGCAGCGGCAATCGATGAACTGCGGACGCAATCTCAGGAACTATTGGATGGCAAAGAAGCAAATCCGACTATCCTTCCGGTAAAATCGGATGAAAAACATTATCAAATTGCCTTCAATGCAATCCCTCAAATTGATAAATTCGAAGAAAATGGATACACATACGAAGAAATGAAGATGATCAATGAAACAAAGAAAATCATGCATATGCCTGACTTAAAAGTAGCTGCCACTTGCGTGCGCCTGCCTGTGGAAACCGGGCATTCAGAATCTGTATACATCGAAGTGGAAAAAGAAGGAGTTTCAGCTGCAGACATCAAGGACTTAATGGCGCAGGCTCCGGGAGTAGTCCTTCAAGACAGTCCGGAAGAACAGGTATATCCTATGCCTGCCTATGCAGTTGGAAAGAACGAGGTATTTGTCGGAAGGATTCGAAAAGATCTCGATGAAGAAAAAGGCTTCCATATGTGGATTGTCTCTGATAATCTCCTTAAGGGAGCAGCATGGAACTCAGTTCAGATTGCCGAGAGCCTAGTGAAACTCGAAATCGTAAAATAA
- the dapG gene encoding aspartate kinase, translating to MKLIVQKFGGTSVKDQESRKQAKRQIEKGLNEGYKVVVVVSAMGRKGDPYATDTLLSLAGGISSSISKREQDLLLSCGEIISSVVFTNMLLESGINATALTGAQAGFRTNSDHTNAKIMEMKCDRILRELQHHDVVVVAGFQGAAKNGDITTIGRGGSDTSAAALGAALNAEWIDIFTDVEGIMTADPRIAEKARPLEVVTYNEVCNMAYQGAKVIHPRAVEIAMGSKVPIRIRSTYSDGLGTLVTSVNKQNKGSDIRERLVTGIAHVGNVAQIKVFAKKDQYNLQSEVFSAMAREQISVDFINISPTGVVYTVSQDVLERAIVVLKNLGYEPQVEEGCAKVSVVGAGITGVPGVTSKIVTALSDEGIRILQSADSHTTIWVLVKEADLVKAVNALHDAFELQKDIFEYEATDF from the coding sequence ATGAAGTTGATCGTGCAGAAATTCGGCGGTACGTCTGTGAAGGATCAAGAAAGCCGCAAGCAGGCAAAAAGACAGATAGAAAAAGGATTAAATGAAGGATATAAAGTCGTAGTGGTAGTCTCTGCGATGGGCAGAAAAGGGGATCCATACGCTACGGATACTCTGCTTTCACTTGCAGGAGGCATTTCTTCTTCCATTTCAAAAAGAGAACAAGACCTTCTATTGTCTTGTGGAGAGATTATCTCCAGCGTTGTCTTTACTAATATGCTGCTTGAATCTGGAATCAATGCTACTGCTTTGACAGGAGCGCAGGCTGGCTTTAGGACCAACAGTGATCATACAAACGCTAAGATTATGGAAATGAAATGCGACAGGATCCTTCGTGAACTCCAGCATCATGATGTGGTAGTTGTTGCAGGATTTCAAGGTGCAGCTAAAAATGGGGATATCACGACCATTGGGCGTGGAGGAAGCGATACTTCAGCTGCTGCCTTAGGAGCTGCATTGAATGCTGAATGGATTGATATTTTTACGGACGTTGAAGGGATCATGACTGCAGATCCACGCATAGCCGAAAAAGCGCGTCCACTCGAAGTGGTAACATATAACGAAGTTTGCAATATGGCTTATCAAGGTGCCAAAGTCATTCATCCGAGGGCCGTTGAAATTGCAATGGGCTCAAAGGTCCCGATTAGAATCCGCTCAACCTATTCAGATGGATTGGGGACATTGGTCACTTCTGTCAACAAACAGAATAAGGGATCTGATATTAGGGAGAGGCTGGTTACAGGAATCGCCCATGTAGGCAACGTTGCCCAGATAAAGGTCTTTGCTAAGAAAGACCAGTATAATTTGCAGTCTGAAGTATTCAGTGCAATGGCCAGGGAACAGATCAGTGTTGATTTCATCAATATTTCTCCAACAGGCGTAGTTTATACGGTATCCCAGGATGTACTTGAGCGCGCAATCGTAGTATTAAAGAATCTTGGGTATGAACCTCAGGTTGAAGAAGGCTGTGCCAAAGTTTCGGTCGTCGGAGCAGGGATCACGGGTGTTCCAGGAGTGACATCCAAAATCGTCACTGCGTTGTCTGATGAAGGCATTAGGATCCTTCAATCTGCCGACAGCCATACAACCATCTGGGTCCTCGTGAAAGAAGCCGACTTGGTTAAGGCAGTAAATGCACTTCATGATGCATTTGAACTCCAAAAAGACATTTTTGAATATGAAGCAACGGATTTTTAA
- a CDS encoding YlmC/YmxH family sporulation protein — protein sequence MRLSELSGKEIVDYRKAERLGILGHTDLEIDVRTGEISSLIIPTGKWFGSRGRGAEIRVPWNHIRTIGSDMMILEVPE from the coding sequence ATGAGGCTGAGTGAATTGAGCGGAAAAGAAATTGTGGATTATCGGAAAGCGGAAAGACTGGGTATATTGGGGCATACTGATTTGGAAATCGATGTCCGGACAGGTGAGATATCTTCCCTTATCATCCCTACAGGCAAATGGTTTGGAAGCAGAGGGCGTGGAGCGGAGATAAGGGTTCCTTGGAATCATATCAGGACCATTGGCAGTGATATGATGATTTTAGAAGTACCAGAGTAA
- the dapA gene encoding 4-hydroxy-tetrahydrodipicolinate synthase translates to MINFGRISTAMVTPFDSKGNVDFEKTASLVNYLIDNGTDSLVVAGTTGESPTLSSEEKVALFKHVVKVVDGRVPVIAGTGSNNTHASIELTKKAEAAGVDAVMIVAPYYNKPSQEGIYQHFKAIADSTNLPIMAYNVPGRTAVGISPDTVVKLSKIPNIVAVKEASGDLDAMTEIIANTADDFALYSGDDGLTLPVLSVGGTGIVSVASHVAGNEMQEMINAFFNGELKEAALLHQKLLPLMRGLFAAPSPTPVKTALQLKGLDVGSVRLPLIPLTEQERSKVAELLKSIS, encoded by the coding sequence ATGATTAACTTTGGACGGATTTCTACAGCAATGGTCACACCATTTGACAGTAAAGGGAATGTAGATTTTGAAAAGACGGCTTCTCTTGTCAATTACTTAATTGACAATGGGACGGATTCACTAGTGGTCGCAGGAACAACCGGTGAATCTCCGACACTCTCAAGTGAAGAAAAGGTTGCTCTGTTTAAGCATGTTGTTAAGGTGGTAGACGGAAGGGTGCCTGTTATTGCAGGTACAGGGAGTAATAACACCCATGCTTCCATTGAGCTGACGAAAAAGGCTGAGGCTGCTGGTGTAGATGCAGTAATGATTGTAGCCCCTTATTACAATAAACCGAGCCAGGAAGGAATTTACCAGCATTTTAAGGCGATTGCAGATTCCACCAACCTGCCTATCATGGCATATAATGTGCCTGGCCGGACAGCAGTTGGCATCAGTCCAGATACGGTGGTCAAGCTATCTAAAATCCCGAATATTGTAGCGGTGAAAGAAGCAAGCGGCGATTTAGATGCTATGACTGAAATCATTGCCAATACTGCCGATGATTTTGCCCTTTACAGCGGTGATGATGGATTAACATTGCCGGTGCTATCAGTTGGGGGAACTGGAATTGTTTCAGTGGCATCACATGTTGCGGGCAATGAGATGCAAGAAATGATTAACGCTTTCTTTAACGGTGAACTAAAAGAAGCGGCGCTTCTGCACCAAAAATTACTGCCATTGATGAGAGGGCTTTTTGCAGCACCGAGCCCTACACCAGTCAAGACAGCATTGCAGCTGAAAGGCCTGGATGTAGGTTCTGTGAGGCTTCCATTAATCCCTCTCACTGAACAGGAACGTTCAAAAGTTGCGGAATTACTAAAATCAATATCATGA
- a CDS encoding ClpP family protease encodes MNESEPQKDQDQKDKPSGLMEKIQQLGQTNVPQLSQDSKIHCLTIVGQIEGHMQLPPQNKTTKYEHVIPQLVAIEQNPKIEGILVLLNTVGGDVEAGLAISEMIASLSKPSVSIVLGGGHSIGVPIAVSCNYSFIAETATMTIHPVRLTGLVIGVPATFEYLDKMQDRVVNFVTKHSKISEEKFKDLMFAKGNLTRDIGTNVVGADAVEYGLIDEVGGIGKAMKKLNELIDLKSGDKEEGMIQ; translated from the coding sequence ATGAATGAATCAGAGCCTCAGAAGGATCAGGATCAAAAAGATAAGCCTTCGGGTTTAATGGAAAAAATTCAGCAGCTTGGCCAAACCAATGTGCCTCAGCTTTCACAGGATTCCAAAATCCATTGTTTGACAATAGTTGGTCAGATTGAAGGCCATATGCAGCTGCCTCCACAAAATAAGACGACCAAATATGAACATGTTATTCCCCAGTTGGTGGCGATTGAACAAAACCCTAAAATTGAAGGCATATTAGTGCTTCTAAATACAGTTGGAGGGGATGTTGAAGCAGGTCTTGCCATTTCTGAAATGATTGCATCCCTCTCAAAACCTTCTGTATCCATTGTGCTGGGAGGCGGCCACTCCATTGGTGTACCGATAGCCGTTTCATGCAACTATTCGTTCATTGCGGAAACAGCGACGATGACCATCCATCCAGTACGATTGACAGGTCTCGTCATAGGTGTCCCTGCAACGTTTGAATACTTGGACAAAATGCAGGACCGCGTAGTGAACTTTGTCACCAAACACTCCAAGATTTCAGAAGAGAAGTTCAAAGACCTCATGTTTGCTAAAGGGAATCTGACAAGGGATATCGGAACAAATGTAGTAGGGGCTGATGCAGTGGAATATGGCCTGATTGATGAGGTCGGGGGCATCGGGAAAGCAATGAAAAAATTGAATGAATTAATAGATTTAAAAAGCGGTGACAAGGAAGAAGGGATGATTCAATGA
- a CDS encoding YlzJ-like family protein, whose product MILYTSMPQELIFPPGENTFDSTKMITWNGIPLMVQKCDQGYRVMRIMSSDPSHYLTPECEPGQYINNQ is encoded by the coding sequence ATGATTCTGTACACTTCTATGCCGCAGGAATTAATTTTTCCACCGGGTGAAAACACATTCGATTCCACTAAGATGATTACATGGAATGGCATCCCCCTGATGGTGCAGAAATGTGACCAAGGGTACCGTGTCATGAGGATCATGAGCAGCGACCCTTCGCATTACCTGACTCCTGAATGTGAACCAGGGCAATACATCAATAACCAATAA
- the dpaA gene encoding dipicolinic acid synthetase subunit A has translation MLTGMQITVIGGDARQLEIIRRLTELDAKISLIGFEQLDHAFTGAVKEKLDEVDFSVMDAIILPVPGTNGEGKVETIFSNENVLLTEDILMKTPAHCTVYSGISNPYLDGITTKTNRRLVQLFERDDVAIYNSIPTVEGTMMMAIQHTDFTIHGSKVAVLGLGRVGMSVARAFAHLGAKVKVGARKSEHIARITEMGLTPFHLNDLPKEVSDVDICINTIPYPIVTANVISKMPSQTLIIDLASKPGGTDFRYAEKRGIKALLAPGLPGIVAPKTAGQILAGVLAQLLEEDFLKRKEP, from the coding sequence ATGTTGACCGGAATGCAGATCACAGTGATCGGCGGAGATGCTCGTCAACTGGAAATCATTCGAAGGCTGACAGAACTGGATGCGAAAATTTCGCTCATCGGATTTGAACAGCTGGACCATGCATTTACAGGAGCAGTGAAAGAAAAGCTCGATGAAGTGGATTTCTCGGTGATGGATGCCATCATCCTCCCAGTGCCTGGGACCAACGGAGAGGGCAAGGTAGAAACCATCTTCTCAAATGAAAATGTATTGCTTACTGAAGATATCCTTATGAAGACTCCCGCTCACTGTACAGTGTATTCAGGAATAAGTAATCCATATTTAGATGGCATTACAACGAAAACAAACCGGCGCTTGGTGCAATTATTTGAGCGTGATGATGTCGCTATCTATAACTCCATCCCAACGGTAGAAGGTACCATGATGATGGCGATTCAGCATACGGACTTTACAATCCATGGATCTAAAGTTGCCGTACTCGGTCTTGGAAGGGTCGGAATGAGTGTAGCCCGGGCGTTCGCCCACCTTGGAGCAAAAGTCAAAGTAGGTGCAAGGAAATCAGAACATATTGCGAGAATCACAGAAATGGGATTGACTCCATTCCATTTAAATGATTTGCCGAAGGAAGTGTCAGATGTCGATATCTGCATCAATACCATCCCATATCCGATCGTCACAGCAAATGTCATTTCTAAGATGCCTTCGCAGACACTCATCATAGATTTGGCTTCCAAACCTGGCGGCACAGATTTTCGGTATGCGGAAAAACGGGGAATCAAAGCACTGCTTGCACCAGGACTGCCTGGGATAGTAGCCCCTAAAACAGCTGGCCAGATATTAGCGGGAGTACTGGCTCAATTACTGGAAGAGGATTTCTTAAAAAGGAAGGAGCCCTGA
- a CDS encoding ribonuclease J, whose amino-acid sequence MLNRETQNIKVAALGGVGETGKNMYVIEVDQDMFVIDAGLMFPENEMLGIDIVIPDITYLVENKDRIQGIFLTHGHEDAIGSLPYVLKKINVPVYGTKLTVALANEKLKEHDFRGKAKFVTIHSDSRLSFETADISFFKTTHTIPDSVGICIHTSEGNIVHTGDFKFDHTAPEMYKPEMGKMATIGDEGVLCLLSDSTEAERPGYSTSEELVARQMSDAFHEASGRIIIACFASNLIRIQQVFNAAKENGRKVAVVGKSIQRVLDVAVSLGYLNVDPDQIIPIGDVKKHQDKEVVILATGIQGEPIEALQKMAKQAHKLINIQKGDTVFIAATPTPGIEILMYKTIDMLFRAGASVFSGYKKVHVSGHGSQEELKLMLNLMKPKYLIPIQGEYRMLVAHAKLAYSMGMKENQVIIPDKGEVIEYKNEKMKISGRVPAGNVLIDGIGVGDVGNIVLRDRRLLSQDGIFTVVVTLSKKEKTIASGPEIISRGFVYVRESEKLMEQSTKLVREIVESYLSRDAYEWSNIKQDIRDQLNYLLFEKTKRRPMILPIIMEV is encoded by the coding sequence TTGTTAAATAGAGAGACGCAGAATATTAAAGTTGCCGCACTTGGCGGTGTTGGAGAAACCGGGAAAAACATGTATGTAATCGAAGTAGATCAGGATATGTTCGTCATTGATGCAGGATTGATGTTTCCTGAAAACGAAATGCTTGGCATTGATATTGTCATTCCAGACATCACTTATCTTGTAGAGAATAAAGACCGAATTCAAGGTATATTCTTGACACATGGTCATGAGGATGCAATTGGAAGCCTGCCGTATGTATTAAAAAAAATCAACGTGCCTGTATACGGAACAAAGCTTACAGTAGCACTTGCAAATGAAAAGCTGAAGGAACATGATTTCAGAGGGAAGGCAAAGTTTGTCACCATACATTCTGATTCAAGGCTTTCATTCGAAACCGCTGACATTTCTTTCTTTAAAACAACTCACACAATACCTGATTCAGTTGGCATTTGCATACACACTTCAGAAGGAAATATTGTACATACCGGCGATTTTAAGTTTGATCACACTGCACCGGAAATGTACAAGCCTGAGATGGGAAAGATGGCGACAATCGGAGATGAAGGAGTTCTTTGCCTTTTGTCAGACAGCACCGAAGCTGAACGTCCGGGCTATTCCACATCAGAAGAGTTGGTTGCCCGCCAGATGTCAGATGCCTTCCACGAAGCTTCAGGCAGAATCATCATAGCTTGCTTTGCATCCAATCTTATTAGAATACAGCAAGTTTTTAATGCTGCAAAAGAAAACGGAAGAAAAGTAGCGGTCGTTGGAAAGAGTATACAACGAGTTCTGGATGTGGCAGTATCCCTTGGGTATTTAAATGTAGATCCGGACCAAATCATTCCTATCGGGGATGTAAAGAAGCATCAAGATAAAGAAGTAGTCATCTTAGCAACCGGCATCCAAGGAGAACCAATCGAGGCTCTTCAGAAAATGGCCAAGCAGGCGCATAAGCTGATTAATATTCAAAAGGGAGATACCGTTTTCATAGCAGCGACACCAACTCCAGGCATTGAAATCTTGATGTATAAAACCATCGACATGCTTTTCCGTGCTGGAGCTTCCGTTTTTTCCGGCTATAAAAAAGTGCATGTTTCCGGACATGGAAGCCAGGAAGAATTGAAGTTGATGCTGAACTTGATGAAGCCAAAGTATTTGATCCCAATTCAGGGCGAATACCGGATGCTGGTTGCTCATGCTAAATTGGCCTATTCTATGGGCATGAAAGAGAATCAAGTGATCATCCCTGATAAAGGTGAAGTTATTGAATATAAGAATGAAAAAATGAAAATCTCAGGCAGGGTTCCTGCTGGGAATGTCTTGATAGATGGAATCGGTGTCGGAGATGTCGGGAATATTGTTCTTCGCGACAGAAGACTTCTTTCCCAGGATGGGATTTTTACCGTTGTTGTCACATTGAGCAAAAAAGAGAAAACGATCGCATCTGGTCCTGAGATCATTTCCAGGGGATTCGTATATGTAAGAGAATCAGAAAAGCTGATGGAACAATCGACTAAACTTGTAAGAGAGATTGTGGAATCCTATTTATCAAGGGATGCATATGAATGGTCCAACATCAAACAGGATATCCGCGATCAGTTGAACTACCTCCTATTTGAAAAGACAAAGCGCAGACCAATGATCCTTCCGATTATTATGGAAGTTTAA
- the dpaB gene encoding dipicolinate synthase subunit B produces the protein MSLAGKRIGFGLTGSHCTYDAVFPEIKKLVEAGAEVVPVVTFTVQNTETRFGAGEDWIQRIEEVTGNKAIDSIVKAEPLGPKYPLDCMVIAPLTGNSMSKFANALTDSPVLMAAKATIRNHRPVVLGISTNDALGLNGVNLMTLMGAKDIFFIPFGQDDPEKKPKSMVARMSMLQPTILAALEGKQIQPVIVERFLDGE, from the coding sequence ATGAGTTTAGCTGGAAAAAGAATTGGATTCGGATTAACAGGTTCCCATTGTACTTACGATGCTGTGTTCCCTGAAATTAAAAAGCTGGTTGAAGCAGGAGCAGAAGTCGTACCGGTCGTTACCTTTACTGTTCAAAATACGGAAACACGATTTGGAGCAGGTGAGGATTGGATTCAAAGGATAGAAGAGGTGACAGGAAATAAGGCTATCGATTCCATCGTAAAGGCAGAACCCCTCGGCCCCAAATATCCATTGGATTGCATGGTCATAGCCCCGTTGACAGGCAATTCCATGAGCAAGTTCGCAAATGCGCTTACCGACAGTCCTGTCTTAATGGCTGCTAAAGCCACAATAAGAAATCATCGGCCAGTGGTCCTTGGCATCTCAACAAATGATGCACTGGGGCTGAATGGCGTGAATCTAATGACCCTAATGGGAGCCAAAGATATTTTCTTCATTCCTTTTGGCCAGGATGATCCTGAAAAGAAGCCAAAATCAATGGTGGCACGAATGAGTATGCTTCAGCCAACGATACTGGCAGCATTGGAAGGAAAGCAGATCCAGCCGGTTATTGTAGAACGATTTTTAGATGGGGAATAA
- a CDS encoding DNA translocase FtsK, which yields MAKKKKRTKTKRRTEVKKTLQYELIGILLIALSVISIIKLGAVGKAVVLFFRLFLGEWYMSALIGIMGLAFYFMVKREWPYFFKRRLVGIYTLQASMLLLSHLKLFGLLAKSGPFKNPSVITNTWELFWMEVRGESSSADLGGGMIGAVLFAASHFLFDSQGTKFVAIVLILIGLILITGKSIGDLTGKTAKMIGEFMKNQWDVFIEDMKEWSDERKVKKQTNDKEKTKKKKKEEPAAENSVENELQSPSPITEKSEPLISSFADKAYGASPKEEPSNQNDNPPAAKGSDEDASAPPITFTEVENLDYQLPSLALLKMPRATDQSNEYELIHSNAAKLERTFQSFGVKAKVTQVHLGPAVTKYEVHPDVGVKVSKIVSLNDDLALALAAKDIRIEAPIPGKSAVGIEVPNSEVAMVSLREVLDSKENNKPEAKLQIGLGRDITGEAVLAELNKMPHLLVAGATGSGKSVCINGIITSILMRAKPHEVKLMMIDPKMVELNVYNGIPHLLAPVVTDAKKASQALKKVVNEMERRYELFSHTGTRNIEGYNEYVKRHNAESGEKQPMLPYIVVIVDELADLMMVASSDVEDAITRLAQMARAAGIHLIIATQRPSVDVITGVIKANIPSRIAFAVSSMTDSRTILDMGGAEKLLGRGDMLFLPVGASKPVRIQGAFLSDDEVEEVVDFVISQQKAQYQEEMIPDDIPETSEEVDDELYDEAVQLIADMQTASVSMLQRRFRIGYTRAARLIDAMELRGVVGPYEGSKPRTVLIAKSSEEHTS from the coding sequence ATGGCAAAAAAGAAAAAGAGAACGAAAACGAAAAGAAGAACCGAGGTAAAAAAGACCCTCCAATATGAATTGATTGGAATCCTTTTGATTGCACTCAGTGTAATTTCAATCATCAAACTTGGAGCAGTGGGGAAAGCGGTTGTTTTATTTTTTCGACTGTTTTTAGGGGAATGGTATATGTCAGCCCTGATCGGTATCATGGGATTAGCCTTCTACTTCATGGTGAAGAGAGAATGGCCTTATTTCTTTAAACGGAGGCTCGTGGGCATTTATACTCTTCAAGCAAGCATGCTGCTGTTAAGCCATCTCAAACTGTTTGGGCTTTTGGCAAAATCAGGCCCCTTTAAGAATCCAAGCGTCATTACGAATACGTGGGAGCTTTTCTGGATGGAAGTAAGAGGGGAATCGAGCTCCGCAGATCTTGGAGGAGGGATGATAGGCGCTGTTCTGTTTGCGGCTTCTCATTTCCTTTTTGACTCGCAGGGAACAAAATTTGTTGCCATAGTATTGATTTTGATTGGCTTGATTCTGATTACAGGCAAGTCAATCGGGGACCTTACCGGAAAAACCGCAAAAATGATCGGAGAATTCATGAAGAATCAATGGGATGTATTCATTGAGGACATGAAGGAATGGTCTGATGAACGAAAAGTAAAAAAACAAACAAACGATAAAGAAAAGACCAAGAAGAAGAAGAAGGAAGAACCAGCGGCGGAGAATTCAGTTGAAAACGAATTACAATCTCCAAGTCCTATTACAGAGAAATCAGAGCCTCTTATTTCCAGTTTTGCTGACAAGGCTTACGGGGCATCACCTAAAGAAGAGCCTTCAAATCAAAACGATAACCCACCTGCAGCAAAGGGCTCCGATGAAGATGCAAGCGCACCTCCCATTACGTTTACGGAGGTCGAGAACCTGGATTACCAATTGCCTTCCTTAGCATTATTGAAGATGCCGAGGGCAACTGATCAATCCAATGAATATGAATTGATCCATTCCAATGCAGCCAAATTGGAAAGAACCTTCCAAAGTTTCGGTGTAAAGGCAAAAGTAACCCAAGTACATCTTGGTCCGGCGGTCACAAAATATGAAGTGCATCCGGATGTCGGTGTAAAGGTAAGTAAAATAGTCAGCCTGAATGATGACTTGGCATTGGCGCTTGCTGCAAAAGATATACGGATTGAAGCTCCGATACCAGGTAAATCTGCCGTTGGAATCGAGGTCCCTAATTCTGAAGTTGCAATGGTTTCCCTGAGGGAAGTGTTGGATTCAAAAGAAAATAATAAGCCGGAAGCAAAACTGCAAATCGGATTAGGAAGAGATATTACGGGTGAAGCAGTCTTGGCTGAATTAAATAAAATGCCCCATCTACTTGTTGCAGGTGCAACAGGAAGCGGAAAAAGTGTGTGTATTAACGGAATCATCACCAGTATATTAATGAGAGCAAAACCACATGAAGTGAAATTGATGATGATCGATCCGAAAATGGTAGAATTAAATGTTTACAACGGCATTCCTCATTTATTAGCTCCAGTCGTGACAGATGCTAAGAAGGCTTCGCAGGCATTGAAAAAAGTAGTTAACGAGATGGAGCGGAGGTATGAACTCTTCTCCCATACGGGGACGAGGAATATTGAAGGATACAATGAATATGTAAAAAGGCATAATGCAGAATCCGGGGAAAAGCAGCCGATGCTCCCATACATTGTAGTAATTGTAGACGAGCTTGCAGATTTAATGATGGTTGCATCCAGCGATGTCGAAGATGCTATCACGCGCTTGGCGCAGATGGCCCGTGCAGCCGGCATCCATCTCATCATAGCAACCCAGCGTCCATCAGTTGACGTCATCACAGGTGTCATTAAAGCAAATATCCCATCCCGCATCGCCTTTGCTGTTTCTTCGATGACAGACTCCAGGACCATACTGGATATGGGAGGGGCTGAGAAACTTCTTGGGAGGGGAGATATGCTTTTCCTTCCAGTCGGAGCTTCCAAGCCCGTTCGGATACAAGGTGCTTTCTTGTCAGATGACGAAGTGGAGGAAGTAGTTGATTTTGTCATCTCCCAGCAGAAAGCTCAGTACCAGGAGGAAATGATTCCTGATGACATCCCAGAGACGTCAGAGGAAGTAGATGATGAATTGTATGATGAAGCAGTTCAACTGATTGCAGATATGCAGACAGCGAGTGTCTCAATGCTTCAGAGAAGATTCCGCATCGGCTATACCAGGGCAGCCAGGCTGATTGATGCAATGGAATTAAGAGGTGTTGTAGGACCTTATGAGGGCAGTAAACCAAGGACGGTATTGATTGCCAAATCCTCCGAAGAACATACATCATAA